The Streptomyces achromogenes genome window below encodes:
- a CDS encoding cellulose binding domain-containing protein: MRRTRILTAVLALAAGLVAGSPPVLAAAGSPRTTLAAESYTWKNARIDGGGFVPGIVFNRKEKNLAYARTDIGGAYRWQESSKTWTPLLDSVGWADWGHTGVVSLASDSVDPNKVYAAVGTYTNSWDPGNGAVLRSGDRGASWQKTDLPFKLGGNMPGRGMGERLAVDPNRDSVLYLGAPSGKGLWRSTDSGVTWSQVANFPNVGNYQQDPTDTSGYASDNQGIVWVTFDESTGTSGTATKTIYVGVADKENAVYRSTDAGATWSRLAGQPTGYLAHKGVLDAVNGYLYLAYSDKGGPYDGGKGRLWRYATATGTWTDISPVAEADTYYGFSGLTIDRQKPGTVMATAYSAWWPDTQIFRSTNSGGAWTKAWDYTSYPNRSNRFTMDVSSSPWLTWGANPSPPEQAPKLGWMTEALEIDPFNSSRMMYGTGATIYGTENLADWDSGGQFTVRPMVQGLEETAVNDLASPPSGAPLLSALGDIGGFRHTDLTKVPSMMFTSPNFTTTTSLDYAETNPGTVVRVGDLDSGPHVAFSTDNGANWFAGTDPSGVSGGGTVAASADGGRFVWSPAGAGVQYTTGFGTSWSASSGIPAGAVVESDRVDAKTFYGFKSGKFYVSSDGGATFTASAASGLPSGDSVRFKALPGVKGDVWLAGGASDGVYGLWHSTDSGATFTKLSSVEQADTIGFGKAAAGASYQTLYTSAKIAGVRGLFRSTDKGATWTRINDDAHQWGWTGAAITGDPRVYGRVYVSTNGRGVIYGDTSDTGGGGGGGGGTDPTPTPTGACTVTYTITNQWSGGFQADVKLANTGTSAWSGWSLNWTFANGQSVSQLWNADYTQSGPTVTAKNIGWNGNVAAGASVSFGFTGSWSGANARPTAFRLGDRSCAVG, encoded by the coding sequence GTGCGAAGAACCCGCATCCTCACGGCCGTACTGGCGCTCGCCGCCGGCCTCGTCGCGGGCAGTCCGCCCGTCCTGGCCGCGGCCGGCAGCCCGCGCACGACCCTGGCCGCGGAGTCGTACACCTGGAAGAACGCCCGGATCGACGGCGGCGGCTTCGTCCCCGGCATCGTCTTCAACCGCAAGGAGAAGAACCTCGCCTACGCGCGCACCGACATCGGCGGCGCGTACCGGTGGCAGGAGTCGAGCAAGACGTGGACGCCGTTGCTGGACTCGGTCGGCTGGGCGGACTGGGGACACACCGGCGTGGTGAGCCTGGCCTCCGACTCCGTCGACCCGAACAAGGTGTACGCGGCGGTCGGCACGTACACCAACAGCTGGGATCCGGGGAACGGGGCGGTGCTGCGCTCCGGTGACCGGGGCGCGAGCTGGCAGAAGACGGACCTGCCCTTCAAGCTGGGCGGGAACATGCCGGGCCGGGGCATGGGCGAGCGGCTCGCGGTCGACCCGAACCGCGACAGCGTGCTGTACCTGGGCGCGCCGAGCGGCAAGGGCCTGTGGCGGTCCACGGACTCGGGCGTCACGTGGTCGCAGGTGGCGAACTTCCCCAACGTCGGCAACTACCAGCAGGATCCGACCGACACGAGCGGGTACGCGTCCGACAACCAGGGCATCGTCTGGGTCACCTTCGACGAGTCGACGGGCACGTCCGGCACCGCCACGAAGACGATCTACGTCGGCGTGGCGGACAAGGAGAACGCGGTGTACCGCTCGACGGACGCCGGCGCGACCTGGTCGCGGCTGGCCGGGCAGCCGACGGGCTATCTGGCGCACAAGGGTGTGCTGGACGCCGTCAACGGCTATCTGTACCTGGCCTACAGCGACAAGGGCGGGCCCTACGACGGCGGCAAGGGCCGGCTGTGGCGCTACGCGACGGCCACCGGGACCTGGACGGACATCTCCCCGGTGGCGGAGGCCGACACCTACTACGGCTTCAGCGGGCTGACGATCGACCGGCAGAAGCCGGGCACCGTCATGGCCACCGCCTACAGCGCCTGGTGGCCGGACACCCAGATCTTCCGTTCGACGAACAGCGGCGGGGCCTGGACGAAGGCCTGGGACTACACCTCGTATCCCAACCGCTCCAACCGTTTCACGATGGACGTCTCCTCGTCGCCGTGGCTGACGTGGGGTGCGAATCCGTCGCCGCCGGAACAGGCTCCCAAACTCGGCTGGATGACCGAGGCGTTGGAGATCGACCCGTTCAACTCCAGCCGCATGATGTACGGGACGGGCGCGACGATCTACGGTACGGAGAACCTCGCCGACTGGGACAGCGGCGGCCAGTTCACCGTCCGGCCGATGGTCCAGGGGCTGGAGGAGACGGCGGTCAACGACCTCGCCTCTCCCCCGTCCGGCGCCCCGCTGCTGAGCGCCCTCGGTGACATCGGCGGGTTCCGCCACACGGACCTGACCAAGGTGCCGTCGATGATGTTCACCTCACCGAACTTCACGACGACGACCAGCCTGGACTACGCCGAGACGAACCCCGGCACCGTGGTACGGGTCGGCGATCTCGACTCGGGACCGCATGTGGCGTTCTCCACGGACAACGGCGCCAACTGGTTCGCGGGAACCGACCCTTCGGGCGTCAGCGGCGGCGGCACGGTCGCCGCGTCCGCGGACGGCGGCCGCTTCGTGTGGAGTCCGGCGGGCGCGGGCGTGCAGTACACCACCGGGTTCGGCACCTCGTGGTCGGCGTCGAGCGGCATCCCCGCCGGTGCGGTCGTCGAGTCCGACCGGGTCGACGCAAAAACCTTCTACGGTTTCAAGTCCGGTAAGTTCTACGTGAGTTCGGACGGCGGCGCGACCTTCACCGCGTCCGCCGCGAGCGGCCTGCCCAGCGGCGACAGCGTGCGGTTCAAGGCGCTGCCCGGCGTCAAGGGCGACGTCTGGCTGGCCGGCGGGGCGAGCGACGGGGTGTACGGGCTGTGGCACTCCACCGACTCCGGAGCCACCTTCACCAAGCTGTCGTCCGTGGAGCAGGCCGACACGATCGGCTTCGGCAAGGCGGCCGCGGGGGCTTCGTACCAGACGCTCTACACCAGCGCGAAGATCGCCGGGGTTCGGGGCCTCTTCCGCTCGACGGACAAGGGCGCCACCTGGACCCGCATCAACGACGACGCCCACCAGTGGGGTTGGACGGGCGCGGCGATCACCGGTGACCCGCGGGTGTACGGGCGGGTGTACGTCTCGACGAACGGCCGGGGTGTGATCTACGGAGACACCTCCGACACCGGCGGCGGTGGCGGTGGGGGTGGGGGCACCGACCCCACGCCCACCCCGACGGGCGCCTGCACGGTGACGTACACGATCACCAACCAGTGGTCGGGCGGCTTCCAGGCGGACGTCAAGCTCGCCAACACCGGCACCAGCGCCTGGTCCGGCTGGAGCCTGAACTGGACGTTCGCGAACGGGCAGAGCGTCTCCCAGCTCTGGAACGCCGACTACACCCAGTCGGGTCCGACGGTGACGGCGAAGAACATCGGCTGGAACGGCAACGTGGCGGCCGGCGCGTCCGTGAGCTTCGGCTTCACGGGCAGTTGGTCGGGCGCGAACGCCAGACCGACGGCGTTCAGACTCGGCGACCGGAGCTGCGCGGTGGGGTGA
- a CDS encoding glycoside hydrolase family 48 protein: MKPSRRRRGARRLWTAALAALALPLAMLSTSTTPAQAAALACSVDYKTNDWGSGFTADLTLTNRGTDPISGWALTYSYAGNQKLSNGWNGSWSQSGQQITVNNASYNGTIAPGAAVGTGAQFTYSGTNAAPTGFAVNGTPCVGAHQPPVTVLTSPAAGAVYTQGAAVPLAATAAAADNATITKIEFYDDTTLLGTDTSAPYTLSASGLSVGNHSLVAKAYDSLGASASSTPVGITVASGPAVVASTTQLAVQQGKTGTFTLKLSTQPSANVTVTTARTGGNTGLTVTGGASLTFTPSNWNTAQNVTITANASGTGAATFESTATGHAKATVTATEIAGTKAYDARFLDLYGKITNPANGYFSPEGIPYHSVETLIVEAPDQGHETTSEAYSYLLWLQAMYGKITGDWTKFNGAWDIMEKYMIPTHADQPTNSFYNASKPATYAPELDTPNEYPAKLDTGVSVGSDPIAGELKSAYGTDDVYGMHWLQDVDNTYGYGNAPGKCEAGPADTGPSYINTFQRGAQESVWETVPQPTCDAFKYGGKNGYLDLFTGDASYAKQWKFTNAPDADARAVQAAYWADIWAKAQGKGGDVSAAVGKAAKMGDYLRYAMYDKYFKKVGNCVGPTACPAGTGKDASHYLLSWYYAWGGATDTSAGWAWRIGSSHTHGGYQNPLAAYALSSYADLKPKSATGQADWAKSLTRQMEFYRWLQSSEGAIAGGATNSWAGRYATPPAGTSTFYGMYYDQQPVYHDPPSNQWFGFQAWSMERVAEYYQQTGNASAKAVLDKWVDWALSKTTINPDGTFRIPSTLQWSGQPDTWNASSPGANNGLHVTVADYTDDVGVAAAYAKTLTYYAAKSGDTEAKTTAKALLDGMWTHNQDALGIAVPETRADYNRFDDGVYVPSGFSGKMPNGDTISSSSTFASLRSFYKNDPAWSKIESYLAGGAAPVFTYHRFWAQADIAMAMGSYAELLE, from the coding sequence ATGAAACCCTCACGCAGACGTCGCGGGGCGCGGCGCCTGTGGACCGCCGCCCTGGCGGCCCTGGCGCTCCCTCTCGCCATGCTCAGCACGAGCACGACACCCGCCCAGGCGGCCGCGCTCGCGTGCAGCGTCGACTACAAGACCAACGACTGGGGCTCCGGGTTCACCGCTGACCTCACCCTCACCAACCGGGGCACCGACCCGATCAGCGGCTGGGCCCTGACGTACTCCTACGCCGGCAACCAGAAGCTGTCGAACGGCTGGAACGGCAGCTGGTCGCAGTCCGGTCAGCAGATCACGGTGAACAACGCCTCCTACAACGGGACGATCGCCCCCGGCGCGGCGGTCGGCACGGGCGCGCAGTTCACCTACAGCGGCACGAACGCCGCTCCCACGGGCTTCGCGGTCAACGGCACGCCGTGCGTCGGCGCGCACCAGCCCCCGGTCACGGTGCTGACCAGCCCGGCCGCGGGCGCCGTCTACACCCAGGGCGCCGCGGTGCCGCTCGCGGCGACCGCCGCGGCCGCCGACAACGCGACCATCACCAAGATCGAGTTCTACGACGACACGACCCTGCTGGGCACGGACACCAGCGCCCCGTACACCCTGTCCGCCTCGGGGCTGTCCGTGGGCAACCACTCCCTGGTCGCCAAGGCCTACGACAGCCTGGGCGCGTCGGCGTCGTCCACACCCGTCGGCATCACGGTCGCCTCGGGACCCGCCGTGGTCGCCTCCACCACCCAACTGGCCGTACAGCAGGGCAAGACGGGCACGTTCACGCTGAAGCTGTCGACCCAGCCCTCGGCCAACGTGACCGTCACGACCGCCCGCACCGGCGGCAACACGGGCCTGACGGTGACCGGCGGCGCGAGCCTCACCTTCACCCCGTCGAACTGGAACACCGCCCAGAACGTGACCATCACCGCCAACGCCTCCGGCACGGGCGCCGCGACCTTCGAGTCGACGGCCACCGGGCACGCGAAGGCGACGGTCACCGCCACCGAGATCGCCGGGACCAAGGCGTACGACGCCCGCTTCCTCGACCTCTACGGCAAGATCACCAATCCGGCGAACGGCTACTTCTCCCCCGAGGGCATTCCGTACCACTCGGTCGAGACGCTGATCGTCGAAGCACCGGACCAGGGCCACGAGACCACGTCCGAGGCCTACAGCTACCTGCTGTGGCTGCAGGCGATGTACGGGAAGATCACCGGCGACTGGACCAAGTTCAACGGCGCCTGGGACATCATGGAGAAGTACATGATCCCCACTCACGCCGACCAGCCGACGAACTCCTTCTACAACGCGTCCAAGCCGGCCACCTACGCGCCCGAGCTGGACACGCCGAACGAGTACCCGGCGAAGCTGGACACCGGGGTGTCCGTGGGATCGGACCCGATCGCCGGTGAGCTGAAGTCCGCCTACGGCACCGACGACGTCTACGGCATGCACTGGCTGCAGGACGTGGACAACACCTACGGCTACGGCAACGCGCCCGGCAAGTGCGAGGCCGGCCCGGCCGACACCGGCCCCTCGTACATCAACACCTTCCAGCGCGGCGCCCAGGAATCGGTGTGGGAAACGGTTCCGCAACCGACCTGCGACGCCTTCAAGTACGGCGGCAAGAACGGTTACCTGGACCTCTTCACCGGTGACGCCTCCTACGCCAAGCAGTGGAAGTTCACCAACGCCCCGGACGCCGACGCACGCGCCGTGCAGGCCGCGTACTGGGCGGACATCTGGGCCAAGGCCCAGGGCAAGGGCGGCGACGTCTCCGCGGCCGTCGGCAAGGCCGCGAAGATGGGTGACTACCTGCGCTACGCGATGTACGACAAGTACTTCAAGAAGGTCGGCAACTGCGTCGGACCGACCGCCTGCCCGGCCGGCACCGGCAAGGACGCCTCGCACTATCTGCTCTCCTGGTACTACGCCTGGGGCGGCGCCACCGACACCAGCGCCGGCTGGGCCTGGCGCATCGGCTCGAGCCACACGCACGGCGGCTACCAGAACCCCCTGGCCGCCTACGCGCTCAGCAGCTACGCCGATCTGAAGCCCAAGTCGGCGACGGGCCAGGCGGACTGGGCGAAGTCGCTCACCCGGCAGATGGAGTTCTACCGCTGGCTGCAGTCCAGCGAGGGCGCCATCGCGGGCGGCGCGACGAACAGCTGGGCGGGCCGCTACGCGACTCCGCCGGCCGGCACGTCGACTTTCTACGGCATGTACTACGACCAGCAGCCCGTCTACCACGACCCGCCGTCCAACCAGTGGTTCGGCTTCCAGGCGTGGTCCATGGAGCGGGTGGCCGAGTACTACCAGCAGACGGGGAACGCGAGCGCGAAGGCGGTCCTCGACAAGTGGGTCGACTGGGCGCTGTCCAAGACCACGATCAACCCGGACGGCACCTTCCGGATCCCCTCCACACTCCAGTGGTCGGGCCAGCCCGACACGTGGAACGCCTCGAGTCCGGGCGCCAACAACGGACTTCACGTCACCGTCGCCGACTACACCGACGACGTCGGGGTGGCCGCCGCGTACGCCAAGACCCTGACGTACTACGCCGCCAAGTCCGGTGACACGGAGGCGAAGACGACGGCCAAGGCGCTCCTGGACGGCATGTGGACCCACAACCAGGACGCCCTCGGCATCGCGGTCCCCGAGACCCGCGCCGACTACAACCGCTTCGACGACGGCGTGTACGTCCCGAGCGGCTTCAGCGGCAAGATGCCGAACGGCGACACGATCAGCTCCTCCTCGACCTTCGCCTCGCTGCGGTCCTTCTACAAGAACGACCCGGCCTGGTCGAAGATCGAGAGCTATCTCGCGGGCGGCGCCGCGCCCGTGTTCACGTACCACCGCTTCTGGGCCCAGGCGGACATCGCCATGGCCATGGGCTCGTACGCGGAGCTTCTCGAATAA
- a CDS encoding glycoside hydrolase family 6 protein: MSRSRTAVLAALALVAGASGTALAVVPGDSGLAAVPCSVDYKVQNDWGSGFTAAVTITNNSAAKSSWAVKWAYAGSQKITNAWNAKVTQSGTAVTAANETYNGSLATGGSVSFGFQGTYSGSNAVPIAFTLDGVTCNVDGGTGPTDPGPTDPGPGTPSTRVDNPYAGAKVYVNPEWSANAAAEPGGSRVSNQPTGIWLDRIAAINGAGGRMGLRAHLDAALAQKGSGEEVVQLVVYDLPGRDCSALASNGELGPTEIDKYKTQFIDPIAAILSDSKYAGLRIVTTVEIDSLPNLVTNAGGTPTATPACDVMKANGNYIKGVGYALKKLGAVPNVYNYIDAGHHGWLGWDDNFAPSAQIMFQAANAEGATVDDVHGFITNTANYSALKENNFTINDQVAGKSVRESKWVDWNRYTDELSYAQAFRNQLVTTGFRSNIGMLIDTSRNGWGGSARPAGPGATTSVDTYVNGGRYDRRIHVGNWCNQAGAGLGERPKAAPAAGIDAYVWMKPPGESDGASSVIPNDEGKGFDRMCDPTYTGNARNGNSMSGALGNAPLAGRWFSAQFQQLMQNAYPAL; the protein is encoded by the coding sequence ATGAGCCGTAGCAGAACAGCGGTACTCGCCGCGCTGGCGCTGGTCGCCGGCGCCTCGGGGACGGCACTCGCCGTGGTCCCCGGTGACTCGGGGCTCGCCGCCGTCCCGTGCAGCGTCGACTACAAGGTGCAGAACGACTGGGGCAGCGGCTTCACCGCCGCCGTCACCATCACCAACAACTCGGCCGCCAAGTCGAGTTGGGCGGTAAAGTGGGCGTACGCTGGCAGCCAGAAGATCACCAACGCCTGGAACGCCAAGGTCACCCAGTCCGGTACGGCCGTCACCGCCGCCAACGAGACCTACAACGGGAGCCTGGCGACCGGCGGTTCGGTCAGTTTCGGGTTCCAGGGAACCTACAGCGGCAGCAACGCCGTCCCGATCGCGTTCACCCTCGACGGGGTCACCTGCAACGTGGACGGCGGAACCGGACCCACCGATCCGGGCCCGACCGATCCGGGCCCCGGCACCCCGTCCACCAGGGTCGACAACCCCTACGCCGGCGCCAAGGTGTACGTGAACCCCGAGTGGTCGGCGAACGCCGCCGCCGAACCGGGCGGCAGCCGCGTCTCCAACCAGCCCACCGGTATCTGGCTCGACCGCATCGCCGCCATCAACGGCGCCGGCGGGCGCATGGGGCTGCGCGCCCACCTGGACGCGGCCCTCGCCCAGAAGGGCAGCGGCGAAGAGGTCGTCCAGCTGGTCGTCTACGACCTCCCCGGGCGTGACTGCTCCGCACTCGCCTCCAACGGCGAGCTCGGCCCGACGGAGATCGACAAGTACAAGACGCAGTTCATCGACCCGATCGCGGCGATCCTGTCCGACAGCAAGTACGCCGGCCTGCGGATCGTCACCACCGTCGAGATCGACTCGCTGCCCAACCTCGTCACCAACGCCGGCGGAACCCCCACCGCCACTCCGGCCTGTGACGTCATGAAGGCCAACGGCAACTACATCAAGGGCGTCGGCTACGCGCTGAAGAAGCTCGGCGCCGTCCCCAACGTCTACAACTACATCGACGCCGGTCACCACGGCTGGCTCGGCTGGGACGACAACTTCGCCCCTTCCGCCCAGATCATGTTCCAGGCCGCGAACGCCGAGGGCGCGACCGTCGACGACGTGCACGGCTTCATCACCAACACGGCGAACTACAGCGCCCTGAAGGAGAACAACTTCACCATCAACGACCAGGTGGCCGGCAAGTCGGTCCGAGAGTCCAAGTGGGTGGACTGGAACCGGTACACCGATGAGCTGTCGTACGCCCAGGCTTTCCGCAACCAGCTGGTCACGACCGGCTTCCGGTCGAACATCGGCATGCTGATCGACACCTCCCGCAACGGCTGGGGCGGCTCCGCCCGGCCCGCCGGCCCGGGTGCCACGACCAGCGTGGACACCTACGTGAACGGCGGACGCTACGACCGTCGGATCCACGTCGGCAACTGGTGCAACCAGGCCGGCGCCGGACTCGGCGAGCGCCCGAAGGCCGCTCCGGCCGCCGGGATCGACGCGTACGTCTGGATGAAGCCGCCGGGTGAGTCCGACGGCGCCAGCTCCGTCATCCCCAACGACGAGGGCAAGGGCTTCGACCGGATGTGCGACCCGACCTACACGGGCAACGCCCGCAACGGCAACAGCATGTCGGGCGCCCTGGGCAACGCCCCGCTGGCCGGACGCTGGTTCTCGGCCCAGTTCCAGCAGCTGATGCAGAACGCGTACCCGGCGCTGTAG
- a CDS encoding class I SAM-dependent methyltransferase, producing MAHHPHAPHDDQDPHGHSHPHGPGHDHRTDIDWAQMAQHLEAQAELFTPLYERALSWLGREVTEPGLIVDAGSGPGVVSCLFAETFPGARVMAVDGSEPLLRRAGERAARLGYADRFGTLSGELPDVLGELDYPADLLWAGRSLHHLGDQRAALAAFARRLGPGGTLAIMEGGLPTRFLPRDLGFGRPGLEARLDVLEAEWFARMRAGLPGSVAETEDWAALLAAAGLRHSRSRSFLLDLPAPASDRARAYVVASLSRLREAFGEDLAPDDRATVDRLLDPDDAASVHRRPDVFVLAAHTVHTAVRAD from the coding sequence ATGGCGCACCACCCGCACGCACCCCACGACGATCAGGACCCGCACGGTCACAGCCACCCGCACGGTCCCGGTCACGACCACCGCACCGACATCGACTGGGCCCAGATGGCGCAGCATCTGGAAGCGCAGGCCGAACTCTTCACCCCCCTCTACGAGCGGGCCCTGTCCTGGCTCGGCAGGGAAGTGACCGAACCCGGGCTGATCGTGGACGCGGGCAGCGGCCCCGGGGTCGTCTCCTGCCTGTTCGCGGAGACCTTCCCCGGCGCGCGCGTCATGGCGGTCGACGGCTCCGAGCCGCTGCTGCGGCGGGCCGGGGAACGGGCCGCCCGGCTCGGGTACGCCGACCGGTTCGGCACCCTGTCCGGTGAACTGCCCGATGTGCTAGGCGAGTTGGACTACCCGGCCGACCTGCTGTGGGCCGGGCGCAGCCTGCACCACCTGGGCGACCAGCGCGCCGCCCTGGCGGCCTTCGCGCGGCGACTCGGGCCCGGCGGAACCCTGGCCATCATGGAGGGCGGACTGCCGACCCGGTTCCTGCCGCGCGACCTGGGCTTCGGGCGGCCGGGTCTCGAGGCGCGGCTCGACGTGCTGGAGGCGGAGTGGTTCGCGCGGATGCGGGCCGGCCTGCCGGGCTCCGTGGCCGAGACCGAGGACTGGGCGGCGCTGCTCGCCGCCGCGGGCCTGAGGCACAGCCGCAGCCGCAGCTTCCTGCTCGACCTGCCCGCGCCCGCCTCCGACCGGGCCCGCGCCTACGTCGTCGCGAGCCTGTCCCGGCTGCGCGAGGCCTTCGGCGAGGACCTCGCCCCCGACGACCGCGCCACCGTCGACCGCCTGCTCGACCCCGACGACGCGGCGAGCGTGCACCGCCGGCCTGACGTCTTCGTGCTCGCCGCCCACACCGTCCACACCGCCGTACGGGCGGACTGA
- a CDS encoding SDR family oxidoreductase has translation MTDSPVALITGGGSGIGAAVARQLLDLGHRVAVTGRGEERLRAFAAGLGDPKALSTFAGNAADYDSVRSAVDRTLDAYGRLDTVVANAGTATHDSVAEGDPSGWTDMVLTNVLGPALLIRASIDALKETRGRIVLIGSVAGFVPTPGNLYGATKYAVTGLAENTRRQVTEWGVGVTLVAPGRVETPFWDSYGSLPPGHLLTADQIADSVVWAVRKPAGVDVNTVVVRPVGQPN, from the coding sequence ATGACCGACTCTCCGGTCGCACTGATCACCGGCGGCGGCAGCGGCATCGGCGCCGCCGTCGCACGGCAACTGCTCGACCTCGGGCACCGGGTCGCCGTCACCGGCCGGGGCGAGGAACGGCTGCGCGCCTTCGCCGCCGGCCTCGGCGACCCGAAGGCCCTGTCGACGTTCGCCGGGAACGCCGCCGACTACGACAGCGTACGGTCGGCGGTCGACCGTACCCTCGACGCCTACGGCCGGCTGGACACGGTCGTCGCCAACGCGGGAACCGCCACCCACGACTCGGTCGCCGAAGGCGATCCATCCGGGTGGACCGACATGGTGCTGACCAACGTCCTCGGCCCCGCGCTGCTCATCCGGGCGTCGATCGACGCGCTGAAGGAGACCCGGGGACGGATCGTGCTCATCGGGAGCGTCGCCGGCTTCGTGCCGACCCCGGGCAACCTCTACGGGGCGACCAAGTACGCGGTCACCGGACTTGCGGAGAACACCCGTCGCCAGGTCACCGAGTGGGGCGTCGGCGTGACGCTGGTCGCGCCCGGCCGGGTGGAGACCCCGTTCTGGGACAGCTACGGCAGCCTGCCGCCCGGCCATCTGCTGACCGCCGACCAGATCGCCGACTCCGTCGTGTGGGCCGTCAGGAAGCCGGCCGGAGTGGACGTCAACACCGTCGTCGTCCGGCCGGTCGGGCAGCCCAACTGA
- a CDS encoding aldo/keto reductase gives MSSKVPPIILNNGVEMPQLGFGVWQVPDDEAEQAVTTALEAGYRSIDTAAIYGNEEGTGKALAASGVPREDVFVTTKLWNSDQGHDATLRAFDASLHKLGLDYVDLYLIHWPRPARGQYVDTYKAFEKLLADGRVKAIGVSNFLPEHLERLIDETSVVPAVNQIELHPHLQQQASRAFHAERGIATEAWSPLGQGKGLLEVPAVVAIARKHDRTPAQVVLRWHLQLGNVVIPKSVTPSRIKENIDVFDFSLDSEDLAAISALNEDRRIGPDPATFDIG, from the coding sequence GTGAGCAGCAAGGTCCCCCCGATCATCCTCAACAACGGCGTCGAGATGCCCCAGCTGGGCTTCGGGGTCTGGCAGGTGCCGGACGACGAGGCGGAGCAGGCGGTCACGACCGCACTGGAGGCCGGGTACCGCAGCATCGACACAGCGGCGATCTACGGCAACGAGGAGGGCACCGGCAAGGCCCTCGCGGCGTCCGGCGTACCCCGCGAGGACGTCTTCGTCACCACCAAGCTCTGGAACTCCGACCAGGGACACGACGCGACGCTGCGCGCGTTCGACGCCTCCCTGCACAAGCTCGGCCTGGACTACGTGGACCTGTACCTGATCCACTGGCCGCGGCCGGCCCGCGGCCAGTACGTCGACACGTACAAGGCCTTCGAGAAGCTCCTCGCCGACGGCCGCGTCAAGGCGATCGGCGTGTCGAACTTCCTGCCGGAGCACCTCGAGCGGCTGATCGACGAGACGTCGGTCGTGCCGGCGGTCAACCAGATCGAGCTGCACCCGCATCTGCAGCAGCAGGCGTCCCGCGCGTTCCACGCGGAACGGGGCATCGCCACCGAGGCCTGGTCCCCGCTCGGCCAGGGCAAGGGCCTGCTCGAGGTCCCGGCGGTCGTGGCCATCGCCCGCAAGCACGACCGCACCCCCGCCCAGGTGGTGCTGCGCTGGCACCTCCAGCTCGGCAACGTGGTGATCCCGAAGTCCGTGACGCCGTCGCGGATCAAGGAGAACATCGACGTGTTCGACTTCAGCCTGGACTCCGAGGACCTCGCGGCCATCAGCGCCCTGAACGAGGACCGTCGCATCGGTCCGGACCCGGCCACGTTCGACATCGGCTGA